From Chromohalobacter canadensis, one genomic window encodes:
- the argC gene encoding N-acetyl-gamma-glutamyl-phosphate reductase has translation MAFKVYVDGQEGTTGLRLLDYLEARKDIELLRIDSDKRKDATERARLLNAADVAFLCLPDAASREAAALLKNPDTCLIDASTAFRTDAEWTYGLPELTPGQRDAIRASKRIANPGCHASAFIMLTRPLVEAGLLPADTPLAAHSITGYSGGGKKLIAEYEADHDGRLAAPRHYAMGLTHKHLPEMRVHGGLERTPVFQPIVGPFLKGLSVTIPLHVDQLSPGATAEALRQAYADHYAGETFVRVMPLEDPANLDGGFFEVQGCNDTNRVDLFVFGNHEHVSLVARLDNLGKGAAGAAVQSMNLHLGVDEASGLSA, from the coding sequence ATGGCATTCAAGGTATACGTAGACGGTCAGGAAGGCACCACTGGGCTGCGGCTGCTGGATTATCTCGAGGCACGCAAGGATATCGAACTACTGCGCATCGACAGCGACAAGCGCAAGGATGCTACCGAACGCGCCCGTCTGCTCAACGCCGCCGATGTGGCCTTTCTATGCCTGCCCGATGCGGCTTCTCGCGAGGCCGCGGCGCTGCTCAAGAATCCCGATACCTGCCTGATCGACGCCAGCACGGCCTTTCGCACCGATGCCGAGTGGACCTATGGCCTCCCCGAACTGACGCCGGGCCAGCGTGACGCCATTCGCGCCAGCAAGCGCATCGCCAATCCAGGCTGCCATGCCAGTGCCTTCATCATGCTTACGCGACCGCTAGTCGAAGCCGGCCTGCTGCCCGCCGACACGCCGCTGGCAGCGCATTCGATCACCGGTTACAGTGGCGGCGGCAAGAAGCTGATCGCCGAGTACGAAGCCGACCACGACGGCCGTCTGGCCGCACCGCGTCACTACGCCATGGGGCTGACCCACAAGCACTTGCCGGAGATGCGTGTGCACGGCGGGCTCGAGCGGACACCGGTTTTCCAGCCGATCGTCGGCCCCTTCCTCAAGGGTCTCTCGGTGACGATTCCCCTGCACGTCGACCAGCTTAGCCCCGGGGCCACCGCCGAGGCGCTGCGCCAAGCCTACGCCGATCACTACGCAGGCGAGACCTTCGTCCGCGTCATGCCCCTCGAGGACCCCGCCAATCTCGATGGTGGCTTCTTCGAAGTACAGGGCTGCAACGACACCAACCGCGTCGACCTGTTCGTGTTCGGCAACCATGAACACGTCTCCCTCGTCGCCCGGTTGGACAACCTTGGCAAGGGGGCCGCCGGTGCCGCCGTACAGAGCATGAATCTGCATCTCGGCGTGGACGAGGCCAGCGGCCTCTCGGCATAA
- the egtB gene encoding ergothioneine biosynthesis protein EgtB: MSPAQGSTIETPDSLHIKEWLRAYQRIRAATEAICAPLHKEDYMVQSMPDVSPPKWHIAHVSWFFEAFILKPFHPAYQPLDPAYDHLFNSYYVTHGTPFPRPGRGMISRPTVDDVYRYRAHIDRAMEALLSDPPQAHVQEILRRLALGLPHEQQHQELLLMDIKHILAQNPLCPAYRDDLAPTPAHAVETLGWHAYPAGVQYIGHDDTEEGFAYDNEMGRHRQFVEAFQIADRPVTNGEFLDFMQAGGYDKPDHWLSDGWDTVKAEGWQAPLYWVERDGIWHHYTLGGLVPVDMNAPVCHVSFYEADAYAQWAGARLPTEAEWETVAHDAAIQGNFVEQDHLQPVSAAGSTGVLGQMFGDVWEWTGSAYRPYPGFRKLPGSLGEYNGKFMSGQMVLRGGCCATPADHIRATYRNFFPPHARWAFSGFRLAKESL, from the coding sequence ATGTCACCCGCTCAAGGTTCGACGATCGAAACGCCAGATAGCCTGCATATCAAGGAATGGTTGCGCGCGTACCAGCGGATCCGTGCCGCCACCGAGGCCATTTGCGCGCCTCTGCACAAGGAAGATTACATGGTGCAGAGCATGCCGGATGTCAGCCCTCCGAAATGGCACATCGCTCATGTCAGCTGGTTCTTCGAAGCCTTCATTCTGAAACCGTTTCATCCCGCCTACCAGCCCCTCGATCCCGCGTACGATCATCTCTTCAATTCCTATTACGTGACACACGGTACCCCGTTCCCCCGGCCCGGACGCGGTATGATCTCGCGGCCGACCGTGGACGATGTCTATCGCTATCGCGCTCACATCGACCGGGCCATGGAAGCGCTGCTCAGCGATCCACCGCAAGCGCACGTTCAGGAGATCCTTCGCCGCCTGGCGTTGGGGCTACCGCACGAACAGCAGCACCAGGAGCTGCTGCTGATGGATATCAAGCACATCTTGGCCCAGAACCCCTTGTGCCCGGCCTACCGGGACGACCTGGCGCCAACACCTGCGCATGCGGTAGAGACGCTCGGCTGGCATGCCTATCCGGCCGGCGTTCAGTACATCGGCCATGACGACACCGAAGAGGGGTTTGCCTACGACAACGAGATGGGGCGCCACCGCCAGTTCGTCGAGGCATTCCAGATCGCCGACCGTCCGGTGACCAACGGCGAGTTTCTCGATTTCATGCAGGCGGGCGGATACGACAAGCCCGACCATTGGCTGTCGGACGGCTGGGACACGGTCAAGGCTGAAGGCTGGCAGGCGCCGCTCTATTGGGTCGAGCGCGATGGTATCTGGCACCACTACACCCTGGGCGGCCTGGTGCCGGTCGACATGAACGCACCGGTCTGCCATGTCAGCTTCTATGAAGCCGATGCCTATGCGCAGTGGGCCGGTGCCCGCCTACCCACCGAGGCTGAGTGGGAGACAGTGGCTCATGATGCCGCCATTCAGGGGAACTTCGTCGAACAAGATCATCTGCAGCCGGTCTCCGCCGCCGGGTCCACAGGTGTGCTGGGACAGATGTTCGGTGATGTCTGGGAGTGGACGGGCAGCGCCTATCGCCCCTATCCGGGATTTCGCAAGTTGCCGGGCAGCCTGGGGGAATATAACGGCAAGTTCATGTCCGGCCAGATGGTGTTGCGAGGCGGCTGCTGTGCGACGCCGGCCGACCACATCCGCGCCACCTATCGCAACTTCTTCCCACCTCATGCCCGCTGGGCATTTTCCGGTTTCCGTCTTGCCAAGGAGAGCCTCTGA
- a CDS encoding NADH-quinone oxidoreductase subunit N has translation MPIGDVLPEISLTLGAVAIVLFASFVRQRQHHWAAVLALLAIGLGAGLTVAQWGGTPRLTFSGVWALDGVALASKLVVLIAGALVVAMSPEWMRTDRRHGEYYALVLFALLGVIMMASASDTMELVLGVLLSSVASYPLAAYHRGWAPALEAGMKYFLIGALTNTLLTIGVVVLFGLTGSTGYPDIAQALATDSDRLALTIATACVVLGLTFKLAAFPAHAWMPDVAQGSPVPAAAFLTVIPKIGAAVALARFVSLLPPDVAWRAIVASISVATMTLGNVAALRQTDVRRLLGWSSVSQSGYALMAIVVLGVSDQALPALVFFLASYAIANLAAFAVVTHLRGRTALDDYRGLARHAPIAATILIVSLLSLVGIPPLVGFFGKLMLFRVTLEGGYAWLALVAVINTVVSLFYYLRIVAPMMFGSRQSAVHLLSGQWARSAMAVAGLLLIVGGLGAEALSLFTGSIRFAL, from the coding sequence ATGCCTATCGGTGACGTATTGCCGGAAATCAGCCTGACGCTGGGTGCCGTGGCGATTGTCCTGTTCGCCAGCTTCGTCCGTCAGCGGCAGCATCACTGGGCAGCCGTGCTGGCCCTGCTCGCCATCGGCCTCGGTGCGGGGCTGACCGTCGCGCAATGGGGCGGGACGCCGCGGCTGACGTTTTCCGGTGTCTGGGCCCTGGATGGCGTGGCGCTCGCCAGCAAGCTGGTCGTGCTGATCGCCGGTGCGCTGGTCGTCGCGATGTCGCCTGAATGGATGCGGACCGATCGCCGCCATGGCGAGTACTATGCGCTGGTGCTGTTCGCTCTGCTGGGCGTCATCATGATGGCATCGGCCAGCGATACCATGGAGCTGGTGCTGGGCGTGCTGCTGTCCTCGGTGGCGAGTTACCCGCTGGCCGCCTATCACCGTGGCTGGGCGCCCGCGCTGGAGGCCGGGATGAAGTATTTCCTGATCGGCGCCTTGACCAATACGTTGTTGACGATCGGAGTGGTGGTGCTGTTCGGCCTGACCGGCAGTACCGGGTATCCGGACATCGCCCAGGCGCTTGCCACGGACAGCGACCGCCTGGCACTGACCATCGCCACGGCCTGCGTGGTGCTGGGGCTGACCTTCAAGCTGGCGGCGTTTCCGGCTCACGCCTGGATGCCGGACGTGGCGCAGGGTTCACCGGTACCGGCGGCAGCCTTCCTGACCGTCATTCCCAAGATCGGCGCCGCGGTAGCGCTGGCTCGCTTCGTTTCCCTGTTGCCGCCGGATGTCGCCTGGCGAGCGATCGTGGCATCGATCTCCGTCGCCACCATGACGCTGGGCAACGTGGCGGCGTTGCGCCAGACGGACGTGCGTCGCCTGCTGGGCTGGTCATCGGTTTCCCAATCCGGATATGCCCTGATGGCCATCGTGGTGCTGGGTGTCAGCGACCAGGCCCTGCCGGCGCTGGTGTTCTTCCTGGCGAGCTATGCCATCGCCAACCTGGCCGCCTTCGCCGTGGTCACGCACCTGCGGGGACGTACCGCACTGGACGATTATCGAGGATTGGCCCGACACGCACCGATCGCGGCAACGATACTGATCGTGTCGCTGTTGTCCCTGGTGGGTATCCCGCCGCTGGTCGGCTTCTTCGGCAAGCTGATGCTGTTTCGCGTCACCCTCGAGGGCGGTTACGCCTGGCTGGCGCTCGTGGCGGTGATCAACACCGTCGTCTCGCTGTTCTATTACCTGCGCATCGTCGCGCCGATGATGTTCGGCAGCCGCCAGTCCGCCGTGCATTTGCTGTCGGGCCAGTGGGCGCGCTCCGCGATGGCCGTGGCGGGCTTGCTGCTGATCGTCGGAGGGCTCGGCGCGGAAGCGCTCTCGTTATTCACAGGCTCGATACGCTTTGCCCTGTAG
- a CDS encoding complex I subunit 4 family protein has product MILTAALGLPMLGALALAVSSRWTETTARRCAIAVSVLPVLLLIWAWRQFDPQGALFQFVEEVPWVPSLGMGYRLGVDGIALAVATMSALVFSASIAYPVDTKHQPRQYYAWMLFLQSVSLGVFLALDLLLFYVFFDLSLVGMFFLIGRWGHGQAQLAAFKFFLYTFCGSLLLLLAIIGLYQSVEPHTFDMRVLIEQQPLAGAGMTAALVFLALMLGFAIKTPMVPVHTWLPQAHVDAPGPVSAILAGVLLKMGTYGIIRIPFAMMAETFSRHALVIALFAVASILYGAFVALGQRNLKRRIAYTSINHMGYTVLGIAVAGALIQDTGYARELALVGATVEMVAHGLITGALFLICGSFWQRTEEYDLDSYGGLLRQAPWLTAFAVLASFASLGLPGLAGFVAEFHIFAGTFGVYPWLAVIGVLGILVTAALFLQMLQKVFFGAMPERWAQFEDLRPIEWGVLAVLSAGFVIIGVAPAFLLTLVEASAALLVGGR; this is encoded by the coding sequence TTGATTTTGACTGCAGCCCTGGGGCTTCCCATGCTGGGGGCCCTCGCACTCGCCGTTTCAAGCCGTTGGACCGAGACCACGGCTCGCCGGTGTGCCATCGCGGTTTCGGTGTTGCCGGTGCTGTTGCTGATCTGGGCGTGGCGACAGTTCGATCCGCAAGGCGCGCTATTCCAGTTCGTCGAGGAAGTGCCCTGGGTACCCAGCCTGGGCATGGGCTACAGGCTGGGCGTGGATGGCATTGCCCTGGCTGTCGCGACGATGAGTGCCCTGGTCTTCTCGGCCAGCATCGCCTACCCCGTGGACACGAAGCATCAGCCTCGCCAGTACTATGCCTGGATGCTCTTTCTGCAGTCCGTGTCTCTGGGTGTCTTCCTGGCGCTGGACCTGCTGCTCTTCTATGTCTTTTTCGACCTGAGCCTGGTGGGGATGTTCTTCCTGATCGGCCGCTGGGGGCATGGTCAGGCGCAGCTCGCCGCGTTCAAGTTCTTTCTGTACACCTTCTGCGGCTCGCTGTTGCTGCTGCTGGCGATCATCGGGCTCTATCAGTCGGTCGAGCCGCATACCTTCGACATGCGCGTGCTCATCGAGCAGCAACCGCTGGCGGGTGCGGGCATGACGGCTGCACTGGTGTTCCTCGCCCTCATGCTCGGCTTCGCCATCAAGACCCCGATGGTGCCCGTGCATACCTGGCTGCCCCAGGCGCATGTCGATGCCCCGGGGCCGGTCTCGGCGATTCTCGCCGGGGTGCTGCTCAAGATGGGCACCTACGGGATCATCCGCATTCCGTTCGCCATGATGGCGGAGACATTCTCTCGCCATGCCCTGGTCATTGCGCTGTTCGCGGTCGCATCGATTCTCTACGGGGCCTTCGTGGCGCTCGGCCAGCGCAACCTGAAGCGGCGCATTGCCTACACGTCGATCAATCACATGGGCTACACGGTGCTGGGGATCGCGGTGGCCGGCGCCCTGATCCAGGATACCGGATATGCCCGCGAGCTGGCCCTGGTGGGGGCCACGGTGGAAATGGTGGCGCACGGCCTGATTACCGGGGCGCTGTTCCTCATCTGCGGCTCGTTCTGGCAGCGTACCGAGGAGTATGACCTGGACAGCTACGGTGGTCTGCTGCGTCAGGCCCCGTGGCTGACCGCCTTCGCCGTGCTCGCCTCCTTTGCCAGCCTGGGCCTGCCCGGCCTGGCCGGTTTCGTGGCGGAGTTCCATATCTTTGCCGGCACCTTCGGTGTCTATCCATGGCTCGCCGTCATCGGTGTGCTGGGCATCCTGGTGACGGCGGCGCTGTTTCTGCAGATGCTGCAGAAGGTGTTCTTCGGGGCGATGCCGGAGCGCTGGGCGCAGTTCGAGGATCTGCGTCCCATCGAGTGGGGCGTGCTCGCGGTGCTGTCGGCAGGCTTCGTGATCATCGGCGTGGCGCCGGCGTTTCTGCTGACCCTGGTCGAAGCATCGGCGGCACTGCTGGTAGGAGGCCGCTGA
- a CDS encoding NADH-quinone oxidoreductase subunit 5 family protein, protein MTSASAVFAIVVPLIAAPIIVYSAYHEASPVSGRETVRPPVGLVALLTAFFGAMELLVLAEDFVTLLIAWELVGACSWALIAHEWQKAGNLRDATWAFLVTRFGDLGLYIAAAAAFAGTGSFAFADLAQLDGWRLDVFVAGVVLAAAAKSAQVPFSPWLFAAMSGPTPVSALLHAATMVAAGIYLVVRLHAELSAVAWFAPVAITLGLTTALAGGLVACLQGHAKKLLAASTSAQYGLMWLAAGAGFPGIALVHFVTHAFTKAALFLAAGIAERYVDSYSLTAMRLGRLLPGVAAASMVASLALAGVVPLSAAWSKEKIVTAAGHQASWLAVIVAVAAGLSALYATRFQLLAFGRGRHDRMSEAVSRPGHSWAEAVALYLLAAGTLALSLLWWPGIGNGLADLLSVHFPGTRPWELILSLLLVALGIGLGAWAVRREVSSQQSETHTAMADWLGLPMLAARGAEAMLMFSHGLARFDDRAVDAGIRGSARFGAWLARLGERRGEGAFDGATNQLAKGIDWAGQVARRAHTGQMHHYYTGIAAGLAAILIILSIGALL, encoded by the coding sequence ATGACATCCGCGAGCGCCGTGTTCGCCATCGTTGTGCCACTGATCGCCGCGCCGATCATCGTCTACAGCGCCTACCATGAAGCATCGCCGGTCAGTGGCAGAGAGACGGTGCGCCCTCCCGTCGGACTGGTGGCGCTGCTGACGGCGTTCTTCGGCGCGATGGAACTGCTCGTCCTGGCCGAGGATTTCGTCACCCTGCTGATCGCCTGGGAACTGGTCGGGGCATGCTCGTGGGCGCTGATCGCCCATGAATGGCAGAAGGCCGGCAACCTGCGGGATGCCACCTGGGCGTTCCTGGTCACTCGCTTCGGGGATCTGGGACTGTACATCGCCGCGGCGGCAGCGTTCGCCGGCACGGGCTCGTTTGCCTTTGCAGACCTGGCTCAACTCGATGGGTGGCGGCTGGACGTGTTCGTTGCCGGCGTCGTGCTGGCCGCCGCCGCGAAATCCGCCCAGGTGCCGTTCTCTCCCTGGCTGTTTGCCGCCATGTCCGGGCCGACACCGGTGTCGGCATTGCTCCATGCGGCGACCATGGTCGCGGCGGGGATCTACCTGGTGGTCCGGCTGCATGCGGAACTCTCCGCCGTCGCCTGGTTTGCGCCGGTCGCCATCACGCTGGGGCTGACCACTGCCCTGGCAGGGGGACTGGTGGCCTGTCTTCAGGGCCATGCCAAGAAGCTGCTGGCCGCCTCGACATCGGCCCAGTATGGCCTGATGTGGCTGGCGGCAGGGGCGGGCTTTCCCGGCATCGCCCTGGTGCACTTCGTCACGCATGCATTCACCAAAGCGGCGCTGTTCCTGGCCGCCGGCATCGCCGAACGCTATGTCGACAGCTATTCGCTGACGGCGATGCGTCTGGGTCGCCTGCTTCCTGGCGTCGCGGCAGCCAGCATGGTGGCCAGCCTGGCGCTGGCGGGCGTCGTTCCGCTGAGTGCGGCGTGGAGCAAGGAGAAGATCGTCACGGCCGCCGGCCATCAGGCGTCCTGGCTGGCCGTGATCGTCGCCGTGGCGGCAGGGCTCAGTGCGCTGTACGCCACGCGCTTTCAACTGCTGGCGTTCGGGCGGGGGCGGCATGACCGCATGAGCGAGGCTGTCTCCCGGCCCGGCCACTCCTGGGCGGAAGCCGTCGCGCTCTATCTGCTGGCGGCAGGCACATTGGCACTGTCGCTACTCTGGTGGCCCGGTATCGGAAATGGCCTCGCCGATTTGCTGTCCGTGCACTTTCCCGGGACCAGGCCGTGGGAACTCATCCTGTCGCTACTGCTGGTGGCGCTGGGCATTGGCCTGGGTGCCTGGGCGGTGCGTCGTGAGGTGTCGAGTCAGCAGAGCGAAACGCATACCGCTATGGCGGACTGGCTGGGCCTGCCGATGCTGGCAGCACGTGGCGCGGAGGCCATGCTGATGTTCAGCCATGGCCTGGCACGCTTCGACGATCGCGCCGTGGATGCCGGGATCCGGGGCAGTGCCCGCTTTGGTGCGTGGCTGGCCAGGCTGGGAGAACGGCGTGGCGAAGGCGCGTTCGATGGTGCCACGAACCAGCTCGCGAAGGGCATCGACTGGGCGGGACAAGTGGCACGTCGGGCGCATACCGGGCAGATGCATCACTACTACACCGGTATCGCGGCCGGACTCGCCGCGATCCTGATCATCCTGAGCATAGGAGCGCTCCTTTGA
- the nuoK gene encoding NADH-quinone oxidoreductase subunit NuoK, which produces MTLTTLLLLAAALIGIGIYGALSQQSFVMLMMGLELILNGVMLAAVAFWAFSGAGAPEGQLLTIIVMAVMAIEMAMGFALVVAVFRGKQADMTESLTGLKH; this is translated from the coding sequence ATGACACTCACCACACTTTTGCTATTGGCAGCGGCACTGATCGGTATCGGGATCTATGGCGCGCTTTCCCAGCAGTCGTTCGTGATGCTGATGATGGGACTGGAGCTGATCCTCAACGGTGTCATGCTGGCGGCGGTGGCGTTCTGGGCCTTCAGCGGGGCCGGAGCACCGGAAGGCCAACTGCTGACGATCATCGTCATGGCCGTGATGGCCATCGAGATGGCGATGGGGTTCGCCCTGGTGGTCGCGGTCTTCCGCGGTAAACAGGCCGACATGACCGAATCGCTGACCGGGCTGAAACACTGA
- a CDS encoding NADH-quinone oxidoreductase subunit J, with the protein MESMNHGLGVDIAFLLLATLAVVTGWRVFRTDSMVRASFFLLVSFIAVGVIMILLAAEYLGVAMFFMMAVEMTVMALFMVMFMMNPAGLNPMNMVHQERIAIGAGVAGFLVLGAMALLATFPDQPVPAGLEPVRSLGNEMLGDSMLIFESAGLVLLTTMIGVVVLSSHRGRYGAAAEGSMPPGLEPGGDPAGKPEEDEAGEGEHHHHHHHH; encoded by the coding sequence ATGGAGAGCATGAATCACGGCCTCGGTGTCGATATCGCGTTTCTGCTGCTGGCCACGCTGGCGGTGGTCACCGGGTGGCGCGTGTTTCGCACCGATTCGATGGTACGGGCCTCCTTCTTTCTGCTGGTGTCGTTCATCGCCGTGGGCGTGATCATGATCCTGTTGGCGGCGGAATACCTGGGCGTTGCCATGTTCTTCATGATGGCCGTGGAAATGACGGTCATGGCGCTGTTCATGGTCATGTTCATGATGAACCCGGCCGGCCTGAATCCCATGAACATGGTCCATCAAGAACGTATCGCCATCGGGGCCGGCGTCGCCGGTTTTCTGGTACTGGGCGCCATGGCCCTGTTGGCGACCTTTCCCGATCAGCCGGTGCCGGCAGGCCTCGAGCCCGTCAGATCACTGGGCAACGAAATGCTCGGTGATTCGATGCTGATTTTCGAATCGGCGGGTCTCGTGCTGCTGACCACCATGATCGGCGTGGTGGTGCTGTCGAGCCATCGCGGGCGCTATGGCGCGGCGGCGGAGGGCTCGATGCCGCCGGGGCTGGAACCGGGCGGCGACCCGGCAGGCAAGCCCGAGGAGGACGAAGCGGGCGAGGGCGAGCATCACCATCATCACCATCACCACTGA
- a CDS encoding NADH-quinone oxidoreductase subunit H, with amino-acid sequence MFSELFLPVLMVIFMLVVGGYAVAVLDRLVASALGTPQAGGIWLAPMARGAWLLTQHANATEAPDWRAWRLAPALYLALAAGGLAVVPWSASLVATDLVTSVVLWGSVEALATVVIFLHGWSANSLLALIGGYRYVALGLSYILISMFVLIGVALPAESLQFTQVVASQEGLWNVIRQPLGLPLFLIVGLGMTFWGPLNLADSTDLAGGTAAEISGPPRLVWDMARAAMLVAFSGVAATAFLGGWLGPWLPGLLWMSLKMLAVLSVLLLLGRLLPRLAPERCVTLMWVVLLPLSFIDLVWAGIGALL; translated from the coding sequence ATGTTTAGCGAGCTGTTTCTGCCGGTTCTCATGGTGATCTTCATGCTGGTTGTCGGCGGTTATGCCGTTGCCGTGCTCGATCGCCTGGTTGCCAGCGCGCTTGGCACCCCCCAGGCCGGAGGTATCTGGCTGGCGCCGATGGCGCGCGGTGCCTGGTTGCTGACCCAGCACGCCAATGCCACCGAAGCGCCGGATTGGCGGGCCTGGCGGCTGGCACCGGCCCTGTATCTGGCATTGGCGGCGGGCGGGCTGGCGGTGGTGCCATGGTCGGCATCGCTGGTTGCCACGGATCTGGTCACCAGCGTGGTGCTGTGGGGCAGCGTGGAAGCGCTGGCGACCGTCGTCATCTTCTTGCATGGCTGGTCGGCGAATTCGTTACTGGCCTTGATCGGCGGGTACCGGTACGTGGCGCTGGGGCTCTCCTACATCCTGATCAGCATGTTCGTGCTGATCGGCGTGGCATTGCCGGCCGAATCGCTGCAGTTCACCCAGGTGGTGGCTTCGCAGGAAGGTCTGTGGAATGTCATCCGCCAGCCGCTGGGCCTGCCGCTGTTTCTCATCGTCGGCCTGGGCATGACCTTCTGGGGGCCGCTGAACTTGGCCGATTCGACGGATCTTGCCGGCGGCACGGCCGCGGAGATCTCGGGGCCGCCACGGCTGGTCTGGGACATGGCCCGGGCGGCCATGCTGGTCGCGTTCAGCGGCGTGGCAGCGACTGCCTTCCTGGGGGGCTGGCTGGGGCCCTGGCTGCCCGGCCTGTTATGGATGTCCCTCAAGATGCTGGCGGTATTGAGCGTGCTGCTGTTGCTCGGGCGGCTACTGCCGCGACTGGCGCCGGAGCGCTGCGTCACCTTGATGTGGGTCGTGTTGCTGCCGCTGTCGTTCATCGATCTGGTATGGGCCGGGATAGGAGCGCTGTTGTGA
- a CDS encoding NADH-quinone oxidoreductase subunit D-related protein produces MAVNWLHKFAVRGRVPVFPVLGKQGDGVLQHLALSPRIELVDSPRHASVLLVAGEVPADRFEPLRRVHDQLPYPFTTLWFRSEPWPHLERVARIDDLDDLPGALVTAHRELMEGRRGSAHRLLPDEPPNPWEGEGDFGQGGEGMMGGVPYGRPMAMNMENDIRDGLTLDSLTFRLGPFFFAFPPGMAAEITLQGDLVQTWQTQLTPYPQPLDEVFFDARQRPVPIAEVELARARHHLHRLFHALHLAGLENVSLRTLRLAHGLSASSTLDGLRRALSRRGFFRLTAGGGVLGPEQARMIGGPAARAAGLDDDLRAEDAGYRRLGFSPVCQTAGDTHARWRQLLDEIDQSLHLARLAERDRVHTERTGSVETPRGPWSARRPADASALFDELLPGLEWGDALATVASLDVAGLADQPVGTRPSGESRAVRGGTGNDV; encoded by the coding sequence GTGGCAGTGAACTGGCTGCACAAGTTCGCCGTGCGTGGCCGCGTTCCCGTATTTCCCGTGCTGGGCAAGCAGGGGGATGGCGTGCTTCAGCACCTTGCGTTATCGCCGCGAATCGAACTGGTCGACTCGCCGCGTCATGCCAGTGTCTTGCTGGTGGCGGGGGAGGTTCCGGCCGACCGTTTCGAGCCCCTGCGCCGGGTGCATGACCAATTGCCATACCCTTTCACGACGCTGTGGTTTCGCAGCGAACCCTGGCCGCATCTGGAACGCGTGGCCCGTATCGACGATCTCGACGACCTGCCCGGTGCACTGGTCACGGCGCATCGCGAACTGATGGAAGGTCGCCGCGGCAGTGCCCATCGTCTTTTGCCGGACGAGCCACCCAACCCCTGGGAAGGCGAGGGCGATTTCGGCCAGGGCGGCGAAGGCATGATGGGCGGGGTGCCCTACGGGCGGCCCATGGCCATGAACATGGAGAATGACATTCGCGACGGGTTGACGCTGGATTCACTGACGTTCCGGCTGGGGCCGTTCTTCTTCGCATTTCCGCCCGGCATGGCGGCGGAGATCACCCTGCAGGGGGATCTCGTGCAGACATGGCAAACGCAGCTGACGCCGTATCCACAGCCTCTCGACGAGGTGTTTTTCGACGCTCGCCAGCGCCCCGTCCCCATTGCGGAGGTCGAGCTTGCCCGGGCTCGCCATCACCTCCACCGGCTGTTCCATGCCTTGCACCTGGCGGGCCTGGAGAACGTGAGCCTGCGGACCTTGCGTCTGGCGCATGGATTGTCGGCGTCGAGTACCCTCGATGGGTTGCGGCGCGCACTATCACGTCGCGGCTTCTTTCGCCTGACGGCGGGCGGCGGCGTGCTCGGACCCGAGCAGGCACGTATGATCGGCGGGCCCGCCGCCCGAGCTGCCGGACTGGATGATGATCTGCGCGCGGAGGATGCCGGCTATCGACGACTGGGATTCTCCCCCGTCTGTCAGACCGCGGGCGATACCCATGCTCGCTGGCGGCAGCTTCTGGACGAAATCGACCAATCCCTTCATCTGGCCCGTCTGGCCGAACGCGACAGGGTACACACGGAGCGGACAGGCAGCGTCGAGACACCGCGGGGCCCCTGGTCGGCGCGGCGGCCGGCGGATGCGAGCGCGCTCTTCGACGAGCTGTTACCCGGGCTGGAGTGGGGCGATGCCCTGGCGACGGTCGCCAGTCTGGATGTCGCGGGGTTGGCCGATCAACCTGTCGGCACACGGCCATCCGGCGAGTCCCGGGCGGTACGGGGAGGTACCGGGAACGATGTTTAG
- a CDS encoding NADH-quinone oxidoreductase subunit A: MELFALLIILILALGAGLLMQWLPMRHQPRPSWSQRAPFLGGGTPDSHAWNRYHVRYYSMTLLLIAFEMEMMFMYPWAVVFVEKGMKAMMEMGMFLAILSVGIIYAWREGVFKWQ; the protein is encoded by the coding sequence ATGGAGCTGTTCGCCCTTCTAATCATTCTGATTCTTGCACTGGGCGCCGGGCTGCTGATGCAGTGGTTGCCCATGCGTCACCAGCCGCGGCCCAGTTGGTCTCAGCGCGCGCCGTTTCTGGGCGGGGGGACGCCCGACAGCCACGCCTGGAACCGCTACCACGTTCGCTACTACTCCATGACGCTGCTGTTGATCGCCTTCGAGATGGAGATGATGTTCATGTACCCATGGGCGGTCGTGTTCGTCGAGAAGGGCATGAAGGCCATGATGGAGATGGGCATGTTTCTCGCCATCCTGTCGGTGGGCATCATCTATGCCTGGCGTGAGGGGGTGTTCAAGTGGCAGTGA